TGAGGCGCTTGGCGACGTCCTCCTCGCTGATGCCACTGGCGGCCTTGAGGGGGCGCAGGTCGATGATGCACTCGTGCGCGACGCGGTCGTTCCGGCCGGTGTACAGGACGGGGAACGCGCCTTTCAGGTGGTGCGCGATGTAGTTGGCGTTCAGCAGGGCGACCTGCGTGGCGACTTTCAGGCCGCGTGCGCCGAGCAGGCGGATGTACAGGTAGCTGATGGGGAGGATGCTGGCGCTGCCGTACGGCGCGGCGCTGACGGCCCCCGTGCTGCTGTCAGAGGTGGGGCGCACGGCGTGGTTCGGGAGGAACGGGGCGAGGTGCGCCTTGACGCCGATGGGGCCCATGCCGGGGCCGCCGCCCCCGTGGGGAATGGCGAAGGTCTTGTGCAGGTTCAGGTGGGACACGTCGCTGCCGATCAGGCCGGGTTTGGTCAGGCCCACCTGGGCGTTCATGTTCGCGCCGTCCAGGTACACCTGCCCGCCGTGCTGGTGGATCAGCTCGCACGCTTCGGTCACGCGTTCCTCGTACACGCCGTGCGTGCTGGGGTACGTGATCATCAGCGCGCCCAGGTTCTCGCTGTGCTTCTCCGCCTGGGCTTTCAGGTCGTCCATGTCGATGTTGCCGTCCGCGTCGGTCTTCACGACCACGACCTGCATGCCCATCATGGCCGCACTCGCGGGGTTCGTGCCGTGCGCGCTGGCGGGAATCAGGCAGATGTTCCGGTGCGCCTCGCCCCGGCTCTCGTGGTACTTACGGATGACCAGCAGGCCCGCATACTCACCCTGCGCGCCGCTGTTCGGCTGGAGGCTCACGGCGTCGTACCCGGTGATGTCCGCCAGCCACGCCTCCAGTTCACCCAGCATCTCCGCGTAGCCCTCAGTCTGGTCGGCGGGCGCGAAGGGGTGCAGCTGGCCGAACTCGGGCCACGTCACGGGAATCATTTCCGTCGTGGCGTTCAGTTTCATGGTGCAGCTGCCCAGCGGGATCATGCCGTGCGTCAGGCTGTAATCCTTGTTCTCCAGGCTCTTCAGGTACCGCAGCATGCCGTGCTCGCTGTGATGCGTGTTGAACACCGGATGCGAGAGGTAGTCCGAGGTGCGCTTCAGGTCGGCGGGAATGCCGTCCACCGCCTGAGCGTCCAGCGCCAGCACGTCGGCGGCGCGGCCCGTGATGACCTCGATGATGTCCGCGAGGTCGGCCACGGTGACGGTCTCGTCCAGGCTGACGCTGACGCGGACAGGTGTGAACTCGTGTTCCACGCCCATGGCACGCGCCCGGTCGCTCAGCGCCTGCGTTTCAGCCCAGCCAGTTTCGTTCGCGGCGGCCTCCACGCGCTCCAGAACGGCCAGGGTCGCCAGCGTATCGTCGCCGAAGTCGATCTCGTCGCCGTCCAGGTCATGCGTGACATCGTCTGCCAGTCGCGCTCCGGTGATTCCCCCCTCGTAGCGGAAGTTGATCCCGGCGCGTTCGGCGCGGCCCTTCACGGTCCCGTCCGTTTCGAAGCTGAGGGTGTCGAAGAACGACTGATTGACGTTCAGGCCCGCGTCACGCAGCGCGGCGGCCAGGATGCCGGTCATTCGGTGCGTGCGCTCGGCAATCGTGCGGATGCCTTCGGGTCCGTGGTAGACGGCGTACGCGGCGGCCATGTTCGCCAGGAGGGCCTGCGCGGTGCAGATGTTGCTGGTGGCCTTCTCGCGGCGGATGTGCTGCTCGCGGGTCTGCATCGCCATGCGCAGCGCGGGGCGGCCCTTGACGTCCTTGCTGACGCCGATCACGCGGCCGGGCATGCTGCGCTGGAAGTCGCTGCGGCACGCCAGGAACGCCGCGTGCGGCCCGCCGAAGCCCATCGGAACGCCGAAGCGCTGGGCGCTGCCGATCACGATGTCCGCGCCCATCTCGCCCACGGGTTTCACGAGGGCACTGGCGAGGAGGTCGGTCGCGGCGATCAGCAGGCCGCCGCTGGCATGGACTCGTTCGGCGATGGGGGAGAGGTCGTGCAGGTCGCCGTACGTGCCGGGCGTCTGCACGAGTGCCGCGAAGGTGCCTTCGGGCAGTTCGGCGTCGGCGGGTCCGGTGACGATCTCGTACCCGAAGTACTCCGCGCGGGTGCGGATCACGTCGATGGTCTGCGGGTGCACGTCCTGCGCGACGTACAGCGTGTTGCCCTTGCTCTTGCCCGCACGCTTGGCGAGGGTCATGGCCTCGGCGGCGGCGGTCGCCTCGTCCAGCAGGGACGCGTTGCACACGGGCATGGCGGTCAGGTCCATGATCGCCTGCTGGAAGTTCAGCAGCATCTCCAGGCGACCCTGCGAAATCTCCGCCTGGTACGGCGTGTACGCCGTGTACCAGCCGGGGTTCTCCAGCATGTTCCGCAGGATCACGCCCGGCGTGTACGTGCCGCTGTACCCCATGCCGATGTAACTGCGGAACACCCGGTTCTTCGCCGCGACCGCCTTCAGGTCGGCCAGCGCCTGCGCTTCCGTGACCGGCCCGCCCACGTTCAGGTCCCCCGTGAAGCGGATGCTTTCGGGCAGCGTCGTGTCACTCAGTTCATCCAGGCTCCCCACGCCCAGTTCCGCCAGCATGGCGGCCTGTTCGGCCTCGGTCGGGCCGACGTGACGGTCGAGGAAATCAGCGGTCTGCAACAGATCAGTCAGGGAACGGGTCATGGAGTACTCCTGGGGGTGGGGCGGTGAAGCGGGTCACACGCCCCCTCACCCCGGCCCTCTCCCACAGGGGGAGAGGGAGAAAAAGAATGTTGAACCCCCCTCTCCCCCTGTGGGAGAGGGGCCGGGGGTGAGGGGGCCACCGAGTGGCGCTCCCGGTCACCCGTTCAGGTCAGTTGTTCGCGGCTTCGTACGCGGCGGCGTCCATGAGGTCGCCTTCGCCGGTCACGTCGAGTTTGAACAGCCAGCCGCCTTCGTAGGGGGCGCTGTTGACGAGTTCGGGGGTGCCGGTCAGGGCGTCGTTCACGGCGGTGATGGTGCCGCTGGCGGGCGCGTAGATGTCAGAGGCGGTCTTGACGCTCTCGACGACGGCGATGGTTTCGCCCGCTTCAACGACGCGGCCCACTTCGGGCAGTTCGACGTACACGACGTCGCCCAACTGGTCCTGAGCGAAGTCGGTGATGCCGACGGTGCCGTCAGCGGCGAGCCATTCGTGGGAGGCGGCGTACTTCAGTTCGGTGGGGGTGGTGGTCATGGTCGTATTCTCCGGGTTTCGGGCGTGGGGGGTGTGTGCGGGCCTACGTGGGTGGCGGGTCAGCGTTTGTAGAAGGGCAGTTGCACGCGGGTGGCGGGGTGGTCCTTGCCGCGCACCTCGACGTCGAAGATGTCCGCTCCGGCGTGCTGGGCGTTCACGAGGGCCATGGCGATGGGGTGGCCGAAGGTGGGGCTGCTCGTGCCGCTGGTGACGTGCCCGACGACTTCACCGCCGACCTTGACGGGGTAGCCCTCGCGGACGGGTACGCGCTCCAGCTTCAGGCCGATCAGGGTCTGGGTGGGGGCACTGCGGATGTGCTCGTGCCCGACGTGGGTCTTGTCTTTCACGACCCAGCTGTACGTGCTGCTCAGCGGGTGGATGGTGTCTGAAAATTCGTGCCCGTACAGCGGGAAGCCCGCTTCGAGGCGCAGGGTGTCGCGCGCGCCCAGTCCGGCGGGCGTGAAGCCGACGGCCAGGAGTTTGTCCCAGACGGTCTCGGCCTCGCTGGCGTCCGTGAACACCTCGAAGCCGTCCTCGCCGGTGTAGCCGGTGCGGGCGAGCATCACGTCGAAACCGAACAGTTTGGCGGGGAAGAAGGCGTTCTTCTTCTTGCTGCTCAGGTCGGTGTCGGTGTGGGGTTGCAGCAGGCTCTCGGTCTGGGGGCCCTGCACGGCGAGGAGGCCCCAGCGGTCGCTCTCGTCGGTCAGGGTGACGTCGAACTCGCCTGCGTGCGCGTTCAGGTGCGCCCAGTCCTTGGCAATGTTGCTGGCGTTCACGACCGTCAGGTACTCGTCTGGCGCGACCATGTAGATGTAGATGTCGTCCACCAGACCACCGGCAACGCCGGGCAGCCAGTTGTACTGCGCGCGGCCGGGTTTCAGTTTGCTGACGTCGTTGGTGGTGACGTGTTGCAGGAACGCCAGTGCACCCGCACCCTGCACGCGGAATTCGCCCATGTGGGACACGTCGAACACACCGGCGGCATTGCGGACGGCGTCGTGTTCGGCTTTCACGCCCGCGTACTGCACGGGCATGTCCCACCCGCCGAAGGGCACCATTCGGGCTCCGGCGCGCAGGTGCGCGGCATGCAGGGGCGTCCGCTTCAGCGGCTCGGTGGGGGACTGGTTCACACCTGAAACTGTAGCCGACCCACCCCGGCGCGTCCGGGCCGTCTGGACGCCTGCGGGGTGTACGCTGGGGCATGGCGACCGGGAAAAAGAGCGTTCCACAGGCTGAAAAACGTCAGGGTGGAACAGTGTACGAGCAGCTGACCGGCTGGGCACTTGAGAGTGCCCGGCAGGGTCTCGCGCCCCGCGACGCCTGGGCCGCCGCGCAGCGTCTCGTTGAGGGAACGCCCAGTACCCTGAACAAGGGCTGCCCGCGCTCCACGTTCGTCTCCCTGGCCGAACACGGGTACCTGCGGGGCGTGCCCGCACAGGCCGACGCTCGTCCCCTGACCCTGAACGCCCGACACGCCCTGCACGCGCGGACGGTCGCTCAGGCCGACCCGGACCTCCTGAACCGCAAGCAGGCGTGGTGGGCCGCGACCCGCGCGCACTCCGGCACGGACCGCGAGAATCACGCGGGCATCCTGGACGTCCTGCACGCGCTGATGGTGCGCGACGCCCTGACCGACCCACCCGCCCCGTGAGCCCCTCGCACCTGCTGGCGCTGCGGCCCCCACCGGACATCGAGGCCCGCGTCGTGGCGTTCCGCGAGGCCCACGGCGTGCGCGACGCGGCGGCGGTCCCGCACGTCACGGTCAAGGCCCGCAGTGGCTTGGACGACGACCTGCGCTGGCTGGACCTCATCCCGGCGGTGGCGGCGGCGACCCCGCCCGTCCCGGTCGAACTGCTCGCGCCGCGCGTGTTCCCGAACGGCAGCGCCCTGCACCTGCCCGCCCGCAGCCCCGGCGCCGTGCGGCTGCACCTCGCCCTGCTGGACGCTCTGCGCCCGGCGAGCCGCTTCGGGTACGAGGGGCCGCACCTGACCCCGCACCTCACGCTGGCCCTGGGGCGGCGGGACGTTCCCCTGGACGCCCTGCTGGACGCGGCGGGGCAGGCGTTCCCACACCCGCTGTCATTCACCGTCACGGACCTCGTCTGGATGCGCAAACCCGGACCCGGCGGGTCGTACCAGCCCGTCGAAGGGTGGACGCTGGGCGGTACGCCCGACCCGTAGAGTGGCGGGCATGCCGACCCTCGCGCAGCTCCGGGAACTCCAGGCCATCGCCCAGGAGGGCCTCACGTACTCCCGCGATCCCTTCGACCTGACCCGCTTCGCGCGCCTGCGGGACCTGACCGCCGAACTGCTGGCCGAGCAGACTGGGCAGAGCCCCGCCACCGTCACCGGGCTGCTGCGCGCAGAGGAGGGGTACCTGACGCCAAAGGTGGACGTGCGGGCCGTCGTGCTGAACGCGGCGGGCGAGGTCCTGCTGACCCGCGAACGCAGCGACGGCGCCTGGAGCCTCCCCGGTGGCTGGGCCGACCCCGGCGAGAGCCCCACCCAGATCGCCGTGCGTGAGGTTCACGAGGAGACCGGGCGCACCGTGCGCGCGGCGCGGCTGCTGGCCGTGATGGACAAGGCGCAGCACCCGCACCCGCCGGACCTGTGGGCGGTGTACAAACTGTTCGTGCAGTGCGACCTGACCGGCGCGGGCGTAGCGGCGCACGCGGAGAACCTGGAGACGCTGGACAGCGCCTTCTTCCCCGTGGACGCCCTGCCGCCCCTGAGCCTGCCGCGTAACCTGCCGGGTCAGGTGCGGCGCGTGGTGGCACTGGCCCGCGACCCGCACAGCACGGTTCACTGCGATTGAAGCTGATGCCGGTTCACTTGAGCTGAGCCGCATGGTCCGTCCCGGTACAGCGGGGCTGCGCTGACCGGTAGACTCGCTCTCATGCCCCGTGTCGCCCGGACCGAGATCACCGTGCAGGCTCCCCTGGAGCGGGTCTTCGACCTGCTGGTGGATTTCAGCGCGTATGGCAGCTGGAATCCGTTCGTGGTGGAGGTCACGGGGGCTGAACGTGCGGCCGAGGGCGTGCGGATGCGCTTCAGGCTGCCCTGGCGTGGGGGCCGGTTCATGTATTCCGATGAGCTGGTCACGCGCGTGCAGCCTCCGGCGGGCGGCGCGGCGCTGGTCGCGTGGCGGTACGACAGTCCGCTGGCCCGCTGGGGCCTGCTGCGGTCGGAGCGGGTGCAGACCCTCCGGCAGCTGCCGAACGGCGACACGGCCTACGCCACCGAGGAGGTCTTTCACGGCCCGGCAGCCGTCCTGGTGCCCGTGCGGTGGGTGCAGGCGGGGTTCGAGGCGCAGGCGCGGGCCATGCGCGATCACCTGTCGCCTCACCTGTCGTCCCCCTGAAGGGATGGCTGCCGGGCGGGTTCGGTGTTCCTGGCGACGGTCCCGGCGCGCCGGGCGTCGCCTACTACCGGCATGAACACCCTGATTCTGGGCGCGACGGGCGGGATCGGTGCGGCGACGGCGCGGGCTTTCGCGGCGGCTGGGCACACGTTGACCCTTTCCGGGCGCGACGAGACGCGACTGGCGGCGCTGGTGTCGGAACTGGGCGCGACGGGCCGCGCGGCGGACGTGGGCTTTGAGAGTCACGTCCGCACGCTGCTGGAGGGCACGCCGGAGCTGGACACGCTGGTGTACGCGGCGGGCGCGGCGCACCCCGAACCGCTGCGGGACGCGGACCCCACGCACGTCCGGGGCGTGTGGAACGCGAACTACTTCGGGGCGCTGTGGGCCATGAAGCACGGGCTGGGGCGGCTCGCGCCGGGCGGGCGGGTGTACCTGCTGGGCGCCCGGCCGGAACTGGTGACCGCGCGGGGGTTCAGTCAGTACGCGGCGAGCAAGGCCGCCCTGGCCCGCGCGGCGGAGGTCGCGCGGCTGGAGCACCGGGGCGTCGGGATCACGCTGGTGCTGCCGCCCGCCGTGGAGACGGGCCTGTGGGCGCAGGTGGGCCGCGTGCCGCGCGGCGCGCTCGGGCCGGACGTGGTGGCGCGGGCGATCGTCGCGGACCGTGCGGGCGAGGCGCAGGCGGAACTCAGGATCGACGGGTGAGGAGCATCAGCCCGCGCGTGAGGTTCCGCTGCGCCCCGGCGTACAGCGCGAGCATGACGCCCTCGGTCAGGGCGCGGCTCAGCCGGTCCCGCAGGAGGTAGCGGCGCACGAGGATCAGCAGGTCCGACGCGACGAACATCCACCCGCCCCGCCGCAGCAGGCGCGCGGCGTCCGGGTGCGCGCGGGCCAGTCGGGGGTCGGCGGCCAGCAGCGCCATGAGGTTCAGCAGCGCCCCGTACCCACTCAGGACCGGGAGGCTGGCCGGGTCGTGCCGGATCAGCAGGCCCGCGCCGAGCAGCAGCCCGGCCGCGCGTGCGGGCCAGTGTCCGGCGTGGGGCCGCGCGCCGCGCCGCCACAGCAGCGTGACGGTCAGGAGTTGCGCCAGCGCGTACCACGACGCACCGCCCCGGAACGCGCCGGGGTTCCCGCGCGGGTCCGGCTGGTGCGTGGACCGGGCGATGGTCACGCCGCCCAGCGCGGCGGCCCCCAGCGACAGCAGCAGGGTGAGGGTGTCCCGCGTGTCCCGCCCCGGCTCTTTGCGGGCGACCTCGGCGGCCAGCGTGGCGACCATCGCCGCCTCCGCGATCTGGTGGGGGCGTGGCCGGTCGAGCATCCCGGCCAGGACGGTCGCGGTGGCCGCGGCCCGGAACGCCTTCACTGGACCTCCACCGCGCCGCGTTCGGTGACGAGCCACTGCGCGGGGCCGTCGTGCGGGTCACGCGGCAGTTCCGGCACGAGCAGTGCGTCCTGGATCACGCCGACCGTCACGCCCCGGAACGCGGGCAGCAGGCGGTCGTAGAACCCGCCGCCGTACCCCAGACGCACGCCCGCTTGATCGAACGCCAGCCCCGGCAGCAGGATCGCGTCCACCGTGTCCAGCGGCACCTGCGGCGCGTCGGCTGGCGGTTGCAGCGCCCCGAAACGACTGACCTCCGTCGCGGTGTGCCATGGGTGCAGCGTCAACCTCGGCTCGGGCCGGAAGCGGGCACGCGGGGCCAGCAACTCGAACTCGCCGCTCAGGGCGCTGACGTCCGGCTCGCCGCTCAGCGCCCGGTACGCCAGAACGCGCCGCGCGCCCAGCTGCCTCAGGAGGCCTTGCAGGGCGGCCGTGACCGGCGCGGATACGTCCGGCAGGGCCGCGCGAATTTCGTGCGCCCAGGCGCGCCAGTCAGGCTTGGTCGCATCGGGGGAGGGGATGGAAGCCACGTCCGACACTATGCCAGAGCGCCCCGCGTGTCGCCCGCCGGTCAGTGCGGGGGGGAATGGTGCGTGCCGTTCGGGCGGTCAAAGTCGTGCCACGCCTGCCCGTCGAACAGCGTGTGCCACGGGGCGGGTTCGATCACCTGCGTGAAGGTGTTCAGGCCCGTCTCGGGCGTCCAGTGGTGCAGCAGGCACATGGGCGGCTGGCGCTGCACGACCAGCTGCGCGGCTCGGTTCAGGTCCGGGTTCAGCGTGGCGTCCGTGCCGGGACAGGTCATGACGGTCGTGTGCGCGAACCCCGCTGTCAGGCCCATGTGCAGGTGCCCGGCCGCGACGCGCAGCACCTGCGGGTGCTCCAGCAGCAGGTCGCACAGTTCCTCGCGCCCACGCAGGTCCATGCCGTCCATGACGTCTAGCCCGGTCCTGACCGGCGGGTGGTGCATGAAGATCAGGGTGGGCCGCTCGGGCGCCTCGCGAAGCCGCGCCTCCAGCCAGTCCAGGCGCGTGTCGTCCAGTTCGCCGCCGCCATGCCCGGGCCGCTGGGTGTCCAGCCCGATCAGGCGCAGTGGGAAGTCCTCTGCGGCGTACTGCATGAAGCCCGGCAGGTGCCCGGGCGGCGGTGGGAACAGGTCCAGCAGCGCGGCGCGGTCGTCGTGATTGCCCGGGACCAGGAACGCCGGGACGCGCAGCGTCCGCAGCAGGTCGGTGAACAGCGCGTACTCGTCGGGACGGGCATGCTCGGTGCAGTCCCCGGTGAGGATCACGGCGTCCGGCAGGGCGGGCATGGTGTTCACGTGCGCGACCGCCCGCGCGAACGCCGCCGCCTTCTGCGGGAAGCGGTAATCGACGTGCGGATCACTCAGTTGCACCACCTGCATGACGGTCACCTCCTGACGTCAGCGCGCGGCCCGTGGTGGCCCGGCGTTCCGTTCAGTGTGCGCCCATCCACATAACGGAAACCACACAGACGGGCCACATGGACCCGTCCGTGAAGGTTCCTTCATGCGCGCCGGGGCGCGGTGTCCGGTCAGGGGGCCATGAGTTTCAGCGCCACGCTGCTCAGCGCGACCTTCACGCTGCCCTTCATGGTCGCCTTCCCGGTGGTCAGGTCCACGGTGTACAGCGAGGTGCTGTTCGCCCCGGCGCTGCTCAGGACCGCCATGTTCGCCCCGGCCACGTCGAACCCGGTCTTCCCGGCCATGACGTCCACACCCAGCGCCCCCACGGTCTGCAGGGTGTTGAAGGCCGGGGCGCCCGCGGCTGGGTGGGTGATCAGGGCGTCCTGATCGGCGTCAATGGAGTACAGCGTGGTCGGCAGGCCGGAGTTGAGTTTGCCGGTGTCGTTGAACGAGTTGGTGTACGCCGCCGCGACGAGGTTCGGGTTGGGCGTGCCGGTCGGGTACGCGAAGGTGCCGTCGGCGGTGGTGCCGGTGGTGGCCGGTGTCGGCAGGGCGCTCAGCGTGTGGCGGAAGTTGGCGTCGTCCGTGCCCAGCACGCGCAGGCGGTTCGCGGCGGGGTTGAAGTCGGCGGCGACGAGCCCCTTGCCGCTCAGGGTCACGGTGCTGTCCAGCGTCGCGGTGCCGGAGTCGGCGTTGATCATGTACACGCGGCCGCTGCTGGCGAAGCCGTACAGCTTGCCGTCGGTGTTGCGGACGTCCAGGTCCACCAGGGTGTCGCCGCTGCTCAGACCGGTGATGGTCACGCTGCGGCGGCTGGCGTCCGGGTTGTCCATGCCGAAGGTGTGCAGCATGCCGCCGCCCAGGCCGTAGGTGACCTGCCCGGCGGGCGCGACGGGCGCAGTGGGCATGGAGCAGGACGCGAGGGTCAGGGCGGACAGGGTCAGCAGGGCGATGTGTTTCATGGTTCCTCCGTGGGGACTGGGGCGGATGTGGCGGGCGGGAGCGACGTGACCGGGGTTCGGTCACGGGTGCTGAACAGCTGTATGCGGGTGGGGGCGCGGCGGATCACACGCGGCGTTCACGATGTCTTCACGGTCAGGCCCGCCCGTGATCCCGTCCCGGCGACCGGGTGCGCGCGGTATCCTGCGCGCCGCTCCCCCGAGCGCACCCGCCCATGCTGATCGAGTCCCTGACCCACCCTGCCCCCGAAGCCCTGCTGGCGTTCCTGCGCGCCCACCTGCACGCCCGCGTGACCCTGCATCTGGCCGGTGAGGTCGAGGTGCTGTACGCCGGTCGGGCGACCAGCATGGCCGAGGCCGGGGACCGCCTGCTGCTCGTGAAACCCGACGGGTCGTTGCAGGTTCACGGGCCGCGCGGCGTGAAGCCTGTGAACTGGCAGCCGCGCACCGATCACCTCTCGGCGGATCTGGAGGATGGATGCGTGGTCCTGCACGCCGAGCGGCGCAGCCCCGCCGAGGTCGTGCGGGTCCGCGTGATCGGCTGCGCGCAGGTCACCGCGCTGAACCTCGCCGACGAGGCCCTGTTCCTCCTGCAGGGCAGCGAGGCGCAGATGCAGCAGGCTCTGGCCCGCGCGCCGCACCTGATCGAGGACGGCCTGACCGTCCTGGACCGCGAACTGCTCGTCGGGGTGGGCGGCATCGACCTGTACGCCCGCGACAGCCAGGGCCGCTTCGTGGTCGTGGAACTCAAACGCGGCAAGGCCGGACACGACGCCGTGCACCAGCTGGGCCGCTACGTGGATGCCGTCCGCACCCAGGTCGCCGCCCCGGTGCGGGGCATCCTCGCCGCGCCGGACATCACCGTGCCCGCCCTGAAGGTCGCGCAGGCCGCCGGACTGGAGTACGTGAAGGTCGACGCGCTCCCCCAGGTGCAGGAGGAAGCGCGTCAGCCCATGCTGTTCTGAGGGGGGTTGTGGGAAGTGGGTTGTGGGTTGTAGGAAAAGCTCAACCCCACAACCGACAACCCACACCCGTCATCCCACCTCTTTGGGTCCCTTCAGTCCAGTGCGGCCCTCGCGCTCCGCGAGGACGGCGGCGACGTCGGCGGGGCTGACGCCGACCTCGGCCATGGCGAAGAGGGTGTGGAACAGCAGGTCGGCGACCTCGGTGGCGAGTTCGGCGCGGTCGGCGTTCTTCGCGGCCAGCAGGACCTCGCCGCTTTCCTCGCTGATCTTCTTCAGGACGCGGTCCAGGCCCCCGGCGTGCAGGCGGGCCACGTAGCTGTTCTCGGGCAGGGTGGCGAGGCGTTCGGTGATGGTGGCGTACACGCGGTCCAGCGTGCCGTCCAGTCCGGCCTGGGGGGCGCCCGTGGTCAGGAGGGGCTGGTGGTAGCAGGAGTACGCGCCGGTGTGGCAGGCGGGGCCGGTCTGCACCACGCGGTACAGCAGGCTGTCGCCGTCGCAGTCGGCCTGCACGTCCACGACCTGCTGGGTGTGGCCGCTGGTGGCGCCCTTGACCCACTGCTGGGCGCGGGAGCGGGACCAGTAGGTGGCCTCGCGGGTGTCCAGGGTCCGGGCAACGGCGGCGCGGTCGGCCCAGGCCTGCATGAGGACGGCGCCGCTGCGGGCGTCCTGCGTGACGACCGGGATCAGGCCGGTCTGAGGATCGAACTTCAGGGAATCGAGGGTCAGGGCAGTCATGTCAGGCCCCCTCCGGAGGCCACGGGTAAAAAGGGAATTCAGGGTCGGGCCGTGTCGTGCCAGTCGGGCCGGACGGGCAGCCCCTCGGCTTTCAGGTACGCCTTGACCTGCGGGACGGTCAGTTCCCCGAAGTGGAAGACGCTGGCGGCCAGCGCGGCGTCGGCGTTCCCGCCCAGGTCGCCGCCGAGCAGCACGTCGCGGAAGTCCTGCAGTTTCCCGGCGCCGCCGGACGCGATGACGGGCAGGTCCACGGCGCGCGCCACGGCGCGGGTGGCGTCCAGCGCGAAGCCGTCACGGGTGCCGTCGGCGTCCATGACGTTCAGGCAGATCTCGCCCGCGCCGAGCGCCTGCCCGCGGGTGGCCCACTCGATCAGGTCCAGCCCCGTATCCACGCGGCCGCCCGCGCGGAACACGTTCCAGCCGCCGCCGGGGCGGCGTTTGGCGTCGATGCTGAGCATCACGCACTGCGCGCCGTAGTGGTCGCTGGCCTCGCGGATCAGCTCGGGTCGGGTCAGGGCGCCGCTGTTCACGCTGATCTTGTCCGCGCCCGCCAGCAGCAGCTGCCGGAAGTCCGAGAGTTGGTTCACGCCGCCGCCGACGGTCAGGGGCATCATGACCTGCTCGGCGACCCGCGCGGCGA
This region of Deinococcus sp. JMULE3 genomic DNA includes:
- the gcvP gene encoding aminomethyl-transferring glycine dehydrogenase encodes the protein MTRSLTDLLQTADFLDRHVGPTEAEQAAMLAELGVGSLDELSDTTLPESIRFTGDLNVGGPVTEAQALADLKAVAAKNRVFRSYIGMGYSGTYTPGVILRNMLENPGWYTAYTPYQAEISQGRLEMLLNFQQAIMDLTAMPVCNASLLDEATAAAEAMTLAKRAGKSKGNTLYVAQDVHPQTIDVIRTRAEYFGYEIVTGPADAELPEGTFAALVQTPGTYGDLHDLSPIAERVHASGGLLIAATDLLASALVKPVGEMGADIVIGSAQRFGVPMGFGGPHAAFLACRSDFQRSMPGRVIGVSKDVKGRPALRMAMQTREQHIRREKATSNICTAQALLANMAAAYAVYHGPEGIRTIAERTHRMTGILAAALRDAGLNVNQSFFDTLSFETDGTVKGRAERAGINFRYEGGITGARLADDVTHDLDGDEIDFGDDTLATLAVLERVEAAANETGWAETQALSDRARAMGVEHEFTPVRVSVSLDETVTVADLADIIEVITGRAADVLALDAQAVDGIPADLKRTSDYLSHPVFNTHHSEHGMLRYLKSLENKDYSLTHGMIPLGSCTMKLNATTEMIPVTWPEFGQLHPFAPADQTEGYAEMLGELEAWLADITGYDAVSLQPNSGAQGEYAGLLVIRKYHESRGEAHRNICLIPASAHGTNPASAAMMGMQVVVVKTDADGNIDMDDLKAQAEKHSENLGALMITYPSTHGVYEERVTEACELIHQHGGQVYLDGANMNAQVGLTKPGLIGSDVSHLNLHKTFAIPHGGGGPGMGPIGVKAHLAPFLPNHAVRPTSDSSTGAVSAAPYGSASILPISYLYIRLLGARGLKVATQVALLNANYIAHHLKGAFPVLYTGRNDRVAHECIIDLRPLKAASGISEEDVAKRLMDYGFHAPTMSFPVPGTLMIEPTESEPKAELDRFIQAMLGIRREIQDVQDDLIAAADSPLKHAPHTQADLIDMDWNRAYSRETAAYPTSTQKQWKYWPSVNRVDNVYGDRNFVCSCPPVEDWVEA
- the gcvH gene encoding glycine cleavage system protein GcvH, translated to MTTTPTELKYAASHEWLAADGTVGITDFAQDQLGDVVYVELPEVGRVVEAGETIAVVESVKTASDIYAPASGTITAVNDALTGTPELVNSAPYEGGWLFKLDVTGEGDLMDAAAYEAANN
- the gcvT gene encoding glycine cleavage system aminomethyltransferase GcvT → MNQSPTEPLKRTPLHAAHLRAGARMVPFGGWDMPVQYAGVKAEHDAVRNAAGVFDVSHMGEFRVQGAGALAFLQHVTTNDVSKLKPGRAQYNWLPGVAGGLVDDIYIYMVAPDEYLTVVNASNIAKDWAHLNAHAGEFDVTLTDESDRWGLLAVQGPQTESLLQPHTDTDLSSKKKNAFFPAKLFGFDVMLARTGYTGEDGFEVFTDASEAETVWDKLLAVGFTPAGLGARDTLRLEAGFPLYGHEFSDTIHPLSSTYSWVVKDKTHVGHEHIRSAPTQTLIGLKLERVPVREGYPVKVGGEVVGHVTSGTSSPTFGHPIAMALVNAQHAGADIFDVEVRGKDHPATRVQLPFYKR
- a CDS encoding 2'-5' RNA ligase family protein, coding for MSPSHLLALRPPPDIEARVVAFREAHGVRDAAAVPHVTVKARSGLDDDLRWLDLIPAVAAATPPVPVELLAPRVFPNGSALHLPARSPGAVRLHLALLDALRPASRFGYEGPHLTPHLTLALGRRDVPLDALLDAAGQAFPHPLSFTVTDLVWMRKPGPGGSYQPVEGWTLGGTPDP
- a CDS encoding NUDIX hydrolase, with the translated sequence MPTLAQLRELQAIAQEGLTYSRDPFDLTRFARLRDLTAELLAEQTGQSPATVTGLLRAEEGYLTPKVDVRAVVLNAAGEVLLTRERSDGAWSLPGGWADPGESPTQIAVREVHEETGRTVRAARLLAVMDKAQHPHPPDLWAVYKLFVQCDLTGAGVAAHAENLETLDSAFFPVDALPPLSLPRNLPGQVRRVVALARDPHSTVHCD
- a CDS encoding SRPBCC domain-containing protein: MPRVARTEITVQAPLERVFDLLVDFSAYGSWNPFVVEVTGAERAAEGVRMRFRLPWRGGRFMYSDELVTRVQPPAGGAALVAWRYDSPLARWGLLRSERVQTLRQLPNGDTAYATEEVFHGPAAVLVPVRWVQAGFEAQARAMRDHLSPHLSSP
- a CDS encoding SDR family NAD(P)-dependent oxidoreductase, which produces MNTLILGATGGIGAATARAFAAAGHTLTLSGRDETRLAALVSELGATGRAADVGFESHVRTLLEGTPELDTLVYAAGAAHPEPLRDADPTHVRGVWNANYFGALWAMKHGLGRLAPGGRVYLLGARPELVTARGFSQYAASKAALARAAEVARLEHRGVGITLVLPPAVETGLWAQVGRVPRGALGPDVVARAIVADRAGEAQAELRIDG
- a CDS encoding lysoplasmalogenase family protein, with translation MKAFRAAATATVLAGMLDRPRPHQIAEAAMVATLAAEVARKEPGRDTRDTLTLLLSLGAAALGGVTIARSTHQPDPRGNPGAFRGGASWYALAQLLTVTLLWRRGARPHAGHWPARAAGLLLGAGLLIRHDPASLPVLSGYGALLNLMALLAADPRLARAHPDAARLLRRGGWMFVASDLLILVRRYLLRDRLSRALTEGVMLALYAGAQRNLTRGLMLLTRRS
- a CDS encoding 5-formyltetrahydrofolate cyclo-ligase, with translation MASIPSPDATKPDWRAWAHEIRAALPDVSAPVTAALQGLLRQLGARRVLAYRALSGEPDVSALSGEFELLAPRARFRPEPRLTLHPWHTATEVSRFGALQPPADAPQVPLDTVDAILLPGLAFDQAGVRLGYGGGFYDRLLPAFRGVTVGVIQDALLVPELPRDPHDGPAQWLVTERGAVEVQ